In Streptomyces canus, one DNA window encodes the following:
- a CDS encoding peptidylprolyl isomerase — MAEQLYATLKTNHGDIEVRLLPNHAPKTVRNFVELAQGEREWTHPGTGEKSTKRLYDGTIFHRVISGFMIQGGDPLGTGIGGPGYEFEDEFHPDLGFNKPYLLAMANAGPGTNGSQFFITVSPTAWLNRKHTIFGEITDAASQKVVDAIAGVKTTRPNDRPVNDVVIEQVVVETRQG; from the coding sequence GTGGCCGAGCAGCTTTACGCCACCCTGAAGACCAACCACGGCGACATCGAAGTCCGGCTCCTGCCGAACCACGCCCCGAAGACGGTCAGGAACTTCGTCGAACTCGCCCAGGGCGAGCGCGAGTGGACACACCCGGGCACCGGGGAGAAGTCCACCAAGAGGCTCTACGACGGCACGATCTTCCACCGCGTCATCAGCGGCTTCATGATCCAGGGCGGCGACCCGCTGGGCACCGGCATCGGCGGTCCGGGCTACGAGTTCGAGGACGAGTTCCACCCCGACCTCGGCTTCAACAAGCCCTACCTGCTCGCCATGGCCAACGCGGGCCCCGGCACCAACGGCTCGCAGTTCTTCATCACCGTCTCCCCGACGGCCTGGCTGAACCGCAAGCACACCATCTTCGGCGAGATCACGGACGCGGCCAGCCAGAAGGTCGTGGACGCCATCGCCGGCGTCAAGACCACCCGCCCCAACGACCGACCGGTGAACGACGTCGTCATCGAGCAGGTCGTCGTGGAGACCCGCCAGGGCTGA
- a CDS encoding rhomboid family intramembrane serine protease, with protein sequence MNQEAGSTPEAQNLPGCYRHPDRETGIRCTRCERPICPECMVSASVGFHCPECVRDGGGGGQAPAAARPRTIAGGTVTADPRLFTKILIGINVAVFIAIQANASLAADLSLIAAWPPAPFAPTEGVADGQYYRLVTSMFAHQEIWHIGFNMLSLWWLGGPLEAALGRARYLAVYFVSGLAGSALAYLLADPGTQTLGASGAIFGLFGATAVLMRRLNYDLRPIIALLVINLIFTFGWSSISWQAHIGGLVAGLITGYGMVHAPRERRALVQYGTCALVLLVIVGMTLFRTAQLT encoded by the coding sequence ATGAATCAGGAGGCGGGCAGCACACCGGAGGCCCAGAACCTGCCTGGCTGCTACCGGCACCCGGACCGTGAGACCGGCATCCGCTGCACCCGCTGCGAGCGCCCGATCTGCCCCGAGTGCATGGTCAGCGCCTCCGTCGGCTTCCACTGCCCCGAGTGCGTGCGCGACGGGGGCGGGGGCGGACAGGCTCCGGCCGCGGCGAGGCCCCGCACCATCGCGGGCGGCACGGTCACGGCCGACCCCCGGCTGTTCACGAAGATCCTGATCGGGATCAACGTCGCGGTGTTCATCGCCATCCAGGCCAACGCGTCCCTGGCGGCGGACCTCAGCCTCATCGCCGCCTGGCCGCCGGCGCCGTTCGCGCCCACCGAGGGAGTCGCGGACGGGCAGTACTACCGCCTGGTCACCTCGATGTTCGCGCACCAGGAGATCTGGCACATCGGCTTCAACATGCTGAGCCTGTGGTGGCTCGGCGGCCCGCTCGAAGCGGCCCTGGGCCGCGCGCGTTATCTCGCGGTCTATTTCGTCTCCGGTCTCGCGGGAAGCGCCCTGGCCTATCTGCTGGCCGATCCGGGCACCCAGACGCTCGGCGCCTCCGGTGCCATCTTCGGCCTCTTCGGCGCGACCGCGGTCCTGATGCGACGGCTGAACTACGACCTGCGGCCGATCATCGCGCTCCTGGTGATCAACCTGATCTTCACCTTCGGCTGGAGCAGCATCTCCTGGCAGGCCCACATCGGTGGCCTGGTCGCCGGCCTGATCACGGGGTACGGCATGGTCCACGCCCCACGCGAGCGCCGGGCGCTGGTGCAATACGGCACCTGCGCGCTGGTGCTACTGGTCATCGTGGGCATGACGCTGTTCAGGACCGCCCAGCTGACCTGA